Proteins encoded within one genomic window of Fragaria vesca subsp. vesca linkage group LG1, FraVesHawaii_1.0, whole genome shotgun sequence:
- the LOC101292635 gene encoding uncharacterized protein LOC101292635, producing the protein MIGAVQLGVVAACVVVLVPMGMAGYHLSRNKMLFFSGALFITLAIGVHLTPYFPSVTDFVTSVSSVVVFQNRRDSCLSHLHDVVWDVTPDNSTASLTYHKSWAWDASSSSVSACGFQKLARLDAADLLNGSWVVVAGDSQARLVAVSLLNLVLDSERMDKIRSDLFKRHSDYQIVVDEIGMRLDFFWAPYALNLTTLLEGFNRNRNYPDVLIMGSGLWHMLHFSNASDYGDSLQSLSSRAASLVSSSEHEEAATGSVLARPPPHLFWIGMPTLINSMLNSEEKRDKMTDALRAAYDEQLRQSNLVRQSSGPFLLLDVESLSWNCGVRCTEDGMHYDMPVYEAALHIMLNALLIESHQKL; encoded by the coding sequence ATGATCGGAGCAGTTCAATTGGGAGTGGTGGCGGCTTGCGTGGTGGTTCTAGTTCCGATGGGCATGGCCGGTTACCATCTCAGCCGCAACAAGATGCTCTTCTTCAGCGGCGCCCTCTTCATCACTCTCGCCATCGGCGTCCACCTCACCCCTTACTTCCCTTCCGTCACCGACTTCGTCACCTCCGTCTCCTCCGTCGTGGTTTTCCAGAACCGCCGCGACTCCTGCCTCTCCCACCTCCACGACGTGGTCTGGGACGTGACTCCCGACAACTCCACCGCCTCCCTCACTTACCACAAGTCCTGGGCCTGGGACGCTTCCTCCTCCTCCGTCTCCGCCTGCGGCTTCCAGAAGCTCGCCCGCCTCGACGCCGCCGATCTCCTCAACGGATCTTGGGTCGTCGTCGCCGGCGACTCTCAGGCGAGGCTGGTGGCGGTGTCGCTGCTTAACCTCGTTTTGGATTCGGAGCGGATGGACAAGATCCGGAGCGACTTGTTTAAGCGGCACAGTGATTATCAGATTGTGGTTGATGAGATTGGGATGAGGTTAGACTTCTTCTGGGCGCCTTATGCTCTCAATTTGACCACTCTGCTTGAGGGTTTCAATCGAAATCGGAACTATCCTGATGTGTTAATCATGGGCTCTGGCCTCTGGCACATGCTGCATTTCTCTAACGCATCCGATTATGGTGACTCATTGCAATCATTGAGCAGCCGTGCCGCTTCTCTTGTCTCTTCATCTGAGCATGAAGAGGCAGCAACAGGGTCGGTGCTGGCCAGACCTCCGCCGCATCTGTTCTGGATTGGGATGCCCACCTTGATCAACTCGATGCTGAATTCGGAGGAGAAGCGGGACAAGATGACTGATGCCTTGAGGGCTGCCTATGATGAGCAGCTCCGACAGAGTAATCTTGTTCGCCAGTCGAGTGGCCCATTTTTACTGTTGGATGTTGAGTCCTTGAGCTGGAATTGTGGGGTGAGGTGTACAGAGGATGGAATGCACTATGATATGCCGGTTTATGAAGCCGCGCTCCATATCATGCTCAATGCCTTGCTTATCGAATCTCATCAGAAGCTTTGA